In Pseudomonadales bacterium, a single window of DNA contains:
- the pgi gene encoding glucose-6-phosphate isomerase: MEQAEIPHQRLTQSLAWKKLQSQRKSQANLVLTDLFACDPKRFENFSLKFECLLYDFSKHLLTEETLALLIDLAHAANLGERIDAMFAGDLVNTTECRPALHTALRAEAGGTIYVDGQDIMPGISAVKEKMREISERLRAGLWLGSTGKPVTTVVNLGVGGSDLGPRMVCEAFKHKASDHVELLFVSSIDGNEVVATLRNLNPETTLFIISSKSFTTTDTMANADTVKSWLRENLGDTRSLANHFIGVSADAPKMSDFGIDAANQIPLWDWVGGRYSVWSAVGISIAISLGMHDFEQFLAGANTADQHFRNTEWRRNIPVVQALIGIWYNNFWQADTQAVLPYDHRLHVLPAFLQQLEMESNGKSVTLDHKFVDYATAPIIWGEFGPNAQHAFYQLLHQSTRFVPIEFIAVADNASVPEKHRELALVNCLAQSRALMFGGSIAEGRDKEDALIKNYPGNKPSTTILMKELTPRTLGSLIACYEHKVFVQSVIWNINPFDQWGVELGKKLAGQLRNNGNKCFLTDEVRFDSSTHGLLEFAGYHHKQQNK, from the coding sequence ATGGAACAAGCCGAAATTCCCCATCAACGCCTAACTCAATCCTTAGCTTGGAAAAAACTACAGTCGCAACGTAAATCTCAAGCGAATCTCGTATTAACGGATTTATTTGCATGTGATCCTAAACGGTTCGAAAATTTTTCGCTAAAATTTGAGTGCTTGCTTTATGACTTTTCCAAACATCTCCTCACTGAAGAGACGTTAGCTCTTCTAATTGATCTTGCCCATGCGGCAAACCTTGGGGAACGAATCGATGCAATGTTTGCTGGCGACTTGGTTAATACCACTGAATGCCGACCAGCTTTGCATACGGCTCTTCGCGCTGAGGCAGGCGGAACAATCTATGTCGATGGTCAAGATATTATGCCGGGTATTTCTGCCGTCAAAGAAAAAATGAGGGAGATATCTGAGCGTTTACGGGCTGGTTTGTGGCTGGGTTCTACAGGGAAACCGGTTACAACAGTGGTTAATCTCGGTGTTGGCGGTTCTGATCTAGGGCCACGCATGGTATGTGAGGCCTTTAAACATAAGGCGTCAGACCATGTTGAATTACTTTTTGTTTCGAGTATTGATGGTAATGAAGTGGTGGCCACTTTACGTAACCTGAATCCGGAAACGACACTTTTTATTATATCTTCTAAATCTTTTACGACGACAGATACGATGGCGAATGCCGATACAGTCAAGTCCTGGTTGCGTGAAAATTTAGGTGATACAAGGTCATTGGCAAATCACTTTATTGGCGTATCCGCCGATGCTCCAAAAATGTCAGATTTTGGTATCGATGCGGCAAACCAGATTCCGTTATGGGATTGGGTTGGGGGACGCTATTCGGTTTGGTCGGCGGTTGGTATCTCGATCGCAATTAGTCTTGGTATGCACGATTTTGAGCAGTTTTTAGCGGGCGCTAATACGGCAGATCAGCATTTTAGAAATACCGAATGGCGACGCAATATCCCGGTAGTCCAAGCATTAATTGGTATTTGGTATAACAACTTCTGGCAGGCGGATACGCAAGCGGTACTGCCCTATGATCACCGCTTACATGTGTTACCAGCTTTTTTACAGCAGTTGGAAATGGAGAGTAACGGGAAAAGTGTTACTCTTGATCATAAGTTCGTCGATTATGCAACTGCGCCGATTATATGGGGTGAATTTGGCCCCAATGCACAGCATGCGTTTTACCAGTTACTGCATCAGAGCACCCGTTTTGTGCCTATTGAGTTTATTGCTGTTGCTGATAACGCATCGGTGCCGGAGAAGCACCGTGAATTGGCGCTGGTCAACTGCTTGGCGCAATCAAGAGCCTTGATGTTTGGCGGCTCGATCGCTGAAGGTCGGGATAAAGAGGACGCCCTGATCAAAAACTATCCTGGCAATAAACCCAGCACTACTATTTTGATGAAGGAACTCACACCACGAACGCTTGGCAGTCTTATTGCTTGTTACGAGCATAAGGTCTTTGTGCAAAGTGTTATTTGGAATATTAACCCCTTTGATCAATGGGGCGTTGAATTGGGCAAAAAGCTGGCAGGACAATTACGGAATAATGGGAATAAGTGTTTTTTAACAGATGAGGTTCGCTTCGATAGCTCGACCCATGGATTGCTAGAGTTCGCGGGATATCATCATAAGCAACAAAATAAATGA
- the lapB gene encoding lipopolysaccharide assembly protein LapB, producing MPDLLLLTALLVAVGCGWWLGSQQGKRKARSGLALSKGYLGGLDIFIKEQSDESIEKFLNALDPQGNTADIHLALGRLFRTRGEVDKATHLHQGLLARSDLPRDKLLLIQFELANDYMVAGLLDRAERLLEELSRESGEVKWRSTELLMQVYQREKEWDKAIGAALVLLPRKAAEIRPVLAHYSCEKALEALAENEINLARRALKRALSYDQNSVRASLLKGRIETDAGNFKEAIKALRRVKDQDISYLPEAIPQLSHCYKQLGKQDVFMSYLTDCIAQNPSITLVITAVDILQGIAGQKQEANRLIKEQLKSRPSLRGLLRLIDMQIEASAKVGQSNEDLSELRSVTAQLIETKPVHRCTVCGYSGRSLVWLCPGCQQWGKIKPIYGQEGE from the coding sequence ATGCCTGATTTACTGCTATTAACTGCATTGCTTGTTGCCGTCGGCTGTGGTTGGTGGCTTGGTTCTCAGCAAGGCAAGAGGAAGGCTCGCAGTGGTTTAGCGCTTTCTAAAGGCTATTTAGGTGGGCTTGATATTTTTATTAAAGAGCAGTCTGATGAGTCCATCGAAAAGTTTTTAAACGCATTAGATCCTCAGGGAAATACGGCCGATATTCATCTTGCTTTAGGACGGCTGTTTAGAACTCGAGGCGAGGTTGATAAAGCGACACATCTGCACCAGGGCCTATTAGCGCGTTCAGACCTGCCGCGCGATAAGTTATTACTGATACAGTTTGAATTGGCAAATGATTATATGGTGGCGGGCTTATTAGATCGCGCCGAACGTTTGCTTGAAGAGCTGAGTCGAGAGTCTGGAGAGGTGAAATGGCGCAGCACTGAGTTGCTCATGCAAGTTTACCAGCGTGAAAAAGAATGGGATAAAGCGATTGGGGCTGCACTGGTATTATTGCCGAGAAAAGCAGCAGAAATTCGTCCCGTTCTCGCACACTATAGTTGTGAGAAGGCCCTCGAAGCGTTGGCAGAGAATGAAATAAACCTTGCCCGCAGAGCATTAAAACGTGCTCTGAGCTATGACCAAAATTCAGTTCGTGCAAGCTTGCTAAAAGGACGTATCGAAACCGATGCGGGTAATTTTAAGGAAGCAATCAAGGCGCTGCGAAGGGTCAAAGATCAAGATATAAGTTATTTGCCAGAGGCGATACCACAATTATCTCATTGCTATAAGCAGCTAGGTAAACAAGACGTTTTTATGAGCTATTTAACGGATTGCATAGCGCAAAACCCTTCAATTACACTGGTGATCACGGCTGTCGATATACTGCAGGGAATTGCGGGCCAAAAGCAGGAGGCGAACCGGTTGATCAAAGAGCAGTTAAAATCTCGGCCGTCATTACGCGGGCTGTTACGTTTAATTGATATGCAAATTGAGGCTTCGGCAAAAGTAGGGCAGAGCAATGAGGATTTATCTGAATTACGTAGTGTTACGGCGCAACTCATTGAAACGAAACCCGTACATCGATGTACTGTTTGCGGTTATTCGGGCCGCAGCTTAGTCTGGTTGTGCCCGGGGTGCCAGCAATGGGGAAAAATTAAGCCTATTTACGGGCAGGAGGGAGAGTAA
- a CDS encoding LapA family protein, with the protein MRWIKRIVTALILITVFYWSLLFRVENTSEVPLSLVFFTLPEASLSVWMVIAFAFGVGLSLLLSSILAAKQKAQLLISKRQLEQCHRQLAKLRAGTPGE; encoded by the coding sequence ATGAGATGGATTAAGCGCATCGTAACAGCTTTAATTTTAATTACAGTCTTTTATTGGAGTCTTCTATTTCGAGTTGAAAACACGTCGGAAGTACCTTTATCCCTGGTGTTTTTTACCTTGCCAGAGGCCAGCTTATCGGTTTGGATGGTTATAGCCTTTGCCTTTGGGGTTGGGTTGAGTTTATTGCTAAGTTCAATTTTGGCTGCAAAACAAAAAGCGCAACTGTTAATCTCGAAACGTCAACTTGAACAGTGTCATCGACAGCTAGCGAAATTGCGAGCGGGAACTCCAGGGGAATAG
- the pyrF gene encoding orotidine-5'-phosphate decarboxylase produces MMTTTKIIVALDYHYADAALTLARQLDPSKCHLKVGKELFTSCGPVLVRALRELGFEIFLDLKFHDIPNTCAQAVRAAAALDVWMVNVHASGGRAMMEAARSALDSSSGRRPYLIAVTALTSLATKDLEEIGFNTSAEKLVERLALLTKNCGLDGVVCSSQEVRRLRNLMGDDFLLVTPGIRPANTEVGDQKRVMTPSEAIREGSDYLVVGRPITQSPEPLQALEAIMQEVSIDST; encoded by the coding sequence ATGATGACCACTACAAAAATTATTGTCGCTCTTGATTATCATTATGCTGACGCAGCGTTAACGCTGGCCAGACAGTTGGATCCTAGCAAGTGCCATTTAAAGGTAGGAAAAGAACTGTTTACGAGCTGCGGCCCGGTTTTGGTGAGGGCGCTTCGGGAGTTGGGATTTGAGATATTTCTAGACCTCAAGTTTCATGATATCCCCAACACTTGCGCCCAGGCTGTTCGAGCGGCAGCAGCACTTGATGTTTGGATGGTCAATGTGCACGCATCGGGTGGGCGGGCAATGATGGAAGCGGCCCGTTCGGCGCTGGACAGTAGCAGCGGTAGAAGGCCTTATTTGATAGCGGTTACCGCGCTGACCAGCTTGGCAACGAAGGATTTAGAGGAAATCGGTTTTAACACTAGTGCTGAAAAGTTAGTGGAGCGGCTTGCGCTGCTGACAAAGAATTGCGGGCTCGATGGTGTGGTCTGTTCTTCTCAAGAGGTCAGGCGGTTACGAAACTTGATGGGCGATGATTTCCTCTTGGTTACACCTGGTATCCGGCCCGCTAATACCGAAGTAGGCGATCAAAAGCGGGTGATGACACCGTCAGAAGCTATCCGTGAAGGCAGTGACTATCTGGTTGTTGGTCGGCCCATTACGCAAAGCCCCGAGCCACTGCAAGCCTTAGAAGCCATCATGCAAGAGGTTTCAATTGATTCAACTTGA
- the rpsA gene encoding 30S ribosomal protein S1 translates to MSESFADLFEESLKSVEMKPGSIISGVVVAIDNDWVTVNAGLKSEGFIPRNQFITESGELELNVGDEVRVALESLEDGFGETRLSREKARRAESWEVLEKAYEAGEMVTGVINGKVKGGFTVDLNEVRAFLPGSLVDVRPIREPIHLEGKALEFKVIKLDQKRNNVVVSRRAVLEKENSADRDQLLATLEEGMSVDGIVKNLTDYGAFVDLGGVDGLLHITDMAWKRIKHPSEIVAIGDEIKVKVLKFDKEKNRVSLGLKQLGDDPWGEIKARYPENTKVKARVTNLTDYGCFAEIEEGIEGLIHVSEMDWTNKNVHPSKLVQAGEEIEVMILDIDEERRRISLGVKQCVPNPWEEFAAGHAKGTKISGTIKSITDFGIFIGLDGGIDGLVHMSDISWNDTGEEAVRSFKKGDEIETVILSIDPERERISLGIKQLDNDPFAEFVAVSDKGSIVTGTAKVVDTKLVTIELAEGVEGTLKVSEISREKLDDAREAVKEGDQVECKIVNVDRKNRTISLSIKAKDVEEEKTAMKEMRQRPAERAGPTTIGELIKAQMENQGQDSE, encoded by the coding sequence ATGAGCGAGAGCTTTGCAGACCTATTTGAAGAAAGTTTAAAGTCAGTTGAAATGAAACCAGGCTCCATTATTTCTGGGGTTGTGGTAGCGATAGATAACGATTGGGTCACCGTTAATGCGGGCCTAAAATCAGAAGGATTTATTCCGCGGAATCAATTTATCACTGAATCCGGTGAATTAGAGTTAAATGTTGGCGATGAAGTACGAGTTGCCCTGGAAAGTTTAGAAGATGGGTTCGGTGAAACCCGTCTTTCCCGTGAAAAAGCCCGCCGCGCCGAGTCTTGGGAAGTGCTGGAAAAAGCCTATGAAGCGGGCGAAATGGTTACCGGTGTGATCAATGGCAAAGTAAAAGGCGGCTTTACTGTCGATTTAAATGAAGTGCGCGCCTTTTTGCCGGGTTCTTTGGTCGATGTTCGACCGATTCGCGAGCCGATTCACCTTGAAGGTAAAGCGCTTGAGTTTAAGGTTATCAAGCTAGACCAAAAACGCAATAACGTCGTAGTCTCACGCCGTGCAGTACTAGAGAAAGAAAACAGTGCTGATCGTGATCAACTTCTGGCGACGCTGGAAGAGGGCATGAGTGTCGACGGTATCGTGAAAAACCTTACCGATTACGGCGCCTTTGTTGATTTGGGTGGTGTTGACGGTCTGTTGCACATTACCGATATGGCCTGGAAACGGATTAAGCATCCGAGCGAAATCGTTGCTATTGGCGATGAGATCAAAGTTAAGGTATTGAAATTCGACAAAGAGAAGAACCGAGTATCCCTAGGCCTGAAACAGCTGGGCGACGATCCATGGGGTGAAATCAAAGCGCGTTATCCTGAAAATACCAAGGTCAAGGCGCGAGTGACTAACCTTACTGATTACGGCTGTTTTGCGGAGATTGAAGAAGGTATCGAAGGCTTGATTCACGTTTCCGAAATGGATTGGACTAATAAAAACGTGCATCCTTCAAAGCTCGTACAAGCGGGTGAAGAAATTGAAGTGATGATCCTGGATATCGACGAAGAACGTCGTCGTATATCTCTGGGTGTGAAACAATGTGTGCCTAATCCATGGGAAGAATTTGCTGCGGGCCATGCCAAGGGAACAAAAATTTCTGGCACCATCAAATCTATTACTGATTTTGGCATTTTCATCGGCCTGGATGGTGGTATTGATGGTCTGGTGCACATGTCGGACATCTCATGGAATGATACCGGTGAAGAAGCGGTGCGTAGCTTTAAGAAAGGCGATGAAATTGAAACCGTTATCCTGTCAATTGATCCTGAAAGAGAGCGTATTTCTTTAGGCATCAAGCAATTGGATAACGATCCATTCGCAGAATTCGTTGCAGTTAGCGATAAGGGCAGCATCGTCACTGGTACCGCTAAAGTGGTTGATACTAAACTGGTCACTATTGAGTTGGCGGAAGGTGTTGAAGGTACGCTTAAAGTATCAGAAATTAGCCGTGAGAAGCTCGATGATGCCCGTGAGGCAGTGAAGGAAGGTGATCAGGTTGAATGTAAAATTGTCAATGTTGACCGTAAGAACCGTACCATCAGTCTGTCGATTAAAGCCAAAGATGTAGAGGAAGAGAAAACGGCGATGAAGGAAATGCGCCAACGTCCTGCTGAGCGTGCTGGACCTACCACTATTGGTGAGTTGATCAAAGCGCAAATGGAAAACCAAGGTCAGGATAGCGAGTAA
- the cmk gene encoding (d)CMP kinase: MTENLVPVITIDGPGGSGKGTISYLLAKELGWHLLDSGALYRVLALAAEWHAVQMTDEVALEVLAAHLDVQFLAVTDTPVCRVILEGEDVSEDIREEGCGNNASIVAAFAKVRAALLERQRAFREVPGLVADGRDMGTVVFTDAAVKVFLTASAGERAKRRHNQLKEKGFDVSLRDLFEDIQKRDERDANRSVSPLRPAPDSLVLDSTNLGIEEVFERVMIEVKKKVLISTI; the protein is encoded by the coding sequence ATGACAGAAAATTTAGTACCAGTGATTACTATTGACGGGCCTGGTGGTTCTGGTAAGGGAACTATTAGTTATTTGTTGGCAAAGGAGTTGGGTTGGCATTTATTGGATAGCGGGGCACTTTACCGCGTACTCGCTCTGGCCGCTGAATGGCATGCAGTACAAATGACGGATGAAGTTGCTTTAGAGGTTTTGGCTGCTCATTTGGATGTGCAGTTTTTAGCGGTGACTGATACACCCGTTTGTCGCGTCATCTTAGAAGGTGAGGATGTCAGCGAGGATATTCGCGAGGAGGGCTGTGGTAACAATGCCTCGATAGTTGCGGCTTTTGCCAAGGTTCGAGCGGCGTTGTTGGAAAGGCAAAGAGCATTCAGGGAGGTGCCAGGATTAGTAGCCGATGGGCGCGATATGGGCACGGTGGTTTTCACCGATGCGGCGGTTAAGGTGTTTTTAACGGCAAGTGCTGGGGAACGAGCAAAAAGGCGTCATAACCAGTTGAAAGAAAAGGGTTTTGATGTTAGCCTTCGCGATCTTTTCGAGGATATCCAAAAACGCGATGAAAGAGACGCGAATCGGAGCGTTTCACCACTGCGGCCTGCCCCCGATTCTCTAGTGTTGGATAGTACGAATCTCGGGATTGAAGAAGTATTTGAACGGGTGATGATTGAGGTGAAGAAAAAAGTCTTAATCAGCACTATTTAA
- a CDS encoding mannose-1-phosphate guanylyltransferase/mannose-6-phosphate isomerase — translation MLVPVILAGGVGSRLWPLSREHYPKQFIPLIDKKFSLLQTTLQRLVNAPDVSSPIVVCNEEHRFMVAEQLRQLEIISPTIILEPSAKNTAPAVALAALKALAADQEAILLVLPADHLIADNNLFHQAIKVGGAQADNGRLVTFGITPTRAETGYGYIRSQQKNDTPNEKSIGQVFGVAEFVEKPDLAKAQSYIASGDYYWNSGMFMFGAQSYLQELGKFAPDILESCEKSFASIKQDLDFYRVDGKTFDACRSESIDYAVMEHTAAAVVVPLATTWNDVGAWAAIWDVSEHDAQDNVAIGDVVLENVHNSYLRSESRMIAAVGVDNLVVVETADAILVANKDQVQHVKAVVDQLKQQSRPEVIDHTQVYRPWGSYESIVNAQRFHVKRIIVNPGASLSLQLHHHRSEHWVVVKGCGLVTRGEEEFRLNEDESTYIPIGVKHRLRNPGKIPLEIIEVQTGSYLGEDDIIRFDDKYGRTS, via the coding sequence ATGCTAGTGCCGGTTATTTTGGCGGGCGGTGTCGGTAGTCGGCTCTGGCCACTTTCCAGAGAGCATTACCCAAAACAGTTTATCCCGCTGATTGATAAGAAGTTTTCACTGTTACAAACCACCCTTCAGCGATTGGTAAATGCTCCAGACGTCAGCTCTCCCATTGTTGTTTGCAATGAAGAGCACCGTTTTATGGTGGCGGAACAGCTGCGTCAGTTAGAGATTATTTCACCCACTATTATCTTAGAACCCTCTGCAAAAAATACAGCGCCAGCGGTAGCGCTTGCCGCTCTTAAGGCGTTAGCGGCAGACCAAGAAGCGATTTTGTTGGTGCTGCCGGCGGATCATCTCATCGCAGATAATAATCTGTTCCATCAGGCGATTAAGGTGGGTGGGGCGCAAGCAGATAATGGCCGCTTGGTCACCTTTGGAATAACGCCAACGCGAGCGGAGACTGGTTATGGCTATATTCGGAGCCAGCAAAAAAATGATACTCCTAATGAAAAAAGCATAGGCCAAGTCTTTGGTGTTGCGGAATTTGTAGAGAAACCCGATCTCGCTAAAGCACAAAGCTATATTGCCAGCGGCGATTACTACTGGAACAGCGGCATGTTTATGTTTGGTGCTCAAAGCTATTTGCAGGAATTAGGTAAATTTGCACCAGATATTTTGGAATCCTGTGAAAAATCCTTTGCCAGCATTAAGCAAGATCTGGATTTTTACCGGGTTGACGGTAAAACGTTCGATGCCTGTAGAAGCGAGTCAATTGATTACGCCGTGATGGAACATACGGCAGCGGCTGTGGTTGTACCCTTGGCGACCACCTGGAATGACGTTGGCGCTTGGGCGGCGATCTGGGATGTCAGTGAGCACGATGCGCAGGACAATGTGGCAATCGGGGATGTCGTACTAGAGAATGTCCACAATAGTTATTTGCGCTCAGAATCAAGAATGATTGCAGCGGTGGGTGTTGATAACCTAGTGGTGGTGGAAACGGCAGATGCCATATTGGTGGCGAATAAGGATCAGGTTCAACATGTAAAGGCGGTGGTTGACCAGCTGAAGCAGCAATCTCGCCCAGAGGTCATAGACCATACCCAAGTATATCGCCCTTGGGGTTCGTATGAATCGATCGTCAACGCACAGCGTTTCCACGTAAAAAGAATTATTGTCAACCCCGGGGCTTCTTTATCGTTACAGCTGCATCATCATCGTTCGGAACACTGGGTGGTTGTCAAAGGTTGTGGGTTGGTGACCCGCGGGGAAGAAGAATTTCGACTCAATGAAGATGAATCGACCTATATCCCGATTGGTGTCAAGCATCGATTGCGGAATCCGGGGAAAATTCCATTGGAAATTATTGAAGTACAAACAGGAAGTTATTTAGGTGAAGACGACATTATTCGTTTTGATGATAAATATGGGCGTACGAGTTAA
- a CDS encoding polysaccharide biosynthesis protein, which translates to MLHLHRRTKRIIMMLADGLMIPFALWSAFALRLGSISFDMSPYWWLFIATPVISIPIFMRLGLYRAVVRYMGPQAAFAVLKGVTFVTLALIVATFLYRIPGIPRSVIGIFWLIAVLYVGGSRFLIRAYFHWLIKTYLERQLVAIYGAGSAGVQLASALTNGVEYLPVAFIDDSRSAQGSVINGIQVYSPDDLGQVVNNLKIKQVLLAVPSISRAQRQAILEKLEHLPLYVRTVPSMPDLVSGKVTLDQIQDVDLEDLLGRDAVPPNEDLLARAIQNKNVMVTGAAGSIGSELCRQILTAKPRRLLLFEISEYGLYNIEKEIKAFMEEKKLKTEVISMLGSVQDGGLVEKALTHFKVDVVFHAAAYKHVPLVEHNIVAGVRNNVFGTLMMAKAAAKARVKSFVLISTDKAVWPTNVMGATKRLAELILQGLADEFKDTCFSMVRFGNVLGSSGSVVPLFRKQINDGGPITVTHPEVSRYFMTITEAAQLVIQSTSIAEGGDVLVLDMGEHVSILELAHKMVHLMGLEVRDEENPHGDIDIKFTGLRPGEKLREELLIGDNLIGTEHSKILRAEEIKMSWEEVSIILSQLNKACDEFDYKKIREILLNSIIGFKPSHAFVDSIFVQSMLPVELKPEGGSKVSQLYPKKN; encoded by the coding sequence ATGCTGCATCTGCATCGGCGAACGAAACGGATTATCATGATGTTGGCCGATGGGCTGATGATTCCCTTCGCACTCTGGTCTGCCTTTGCGCTGCGTCTAGGTTCTATTTCTTTCGACATGTCCCCGTATTGGTGGTTGTTTATCGCAACGCCAGTTATCAGCATTCCCATTTTTATGAGGCTTGGACTTTATCGGGCGGTAGTTCGCTATATGGGGCCGCAAGCGGCTTTTGCCGTTTTAAAAGGGGTTACCTTTGTTACACTTGCTCTGATAGTCGCTACTTTTTTATATCGGATACCGGGAATTCCACGTTCGGTGATAGGCATATTCTGGTTGATTGCTGTGCTTTATGTAGGAGGCAGTCGTTTTCTAATTAGAGCCTATTTTCACTGGTTAATAAAAACCTATTTGGAACGTCAATTGGTGGCGATATATGGAGCGGGGAGTGCCGGGGTGCAGCTAGCTTCGGCGCTAACGAATGGGGTCGAGTATCTGCCAGTTGCTTTTATCGATGATAGTCGCTCAGCCCAAGGTAGTGTCATCAATGGTATCCAGGTTTACTCGCCCGATGATTTAGGTCAGGTAGTCAATAATTTAAAGATAAAACAAGTGCTGCTGGCGGTTCCTTCGATTAGCCGTGCGCAACGGCAGGCGATACTGGAAAAACTAGAGCATCTTCCGCTCTATGTTAGAACCGTTCCCTCCATGCCTGATCTCGTCTCTGGGAAAGTAACGCTGGATCAAATTCAGGATGTGGATTTAGAAGATTTGCTGGGGCGCGATGCCGTACCACCAAACGAAGATTTACTGGCGCGCGCCATACAGAATAAGAATGTCATGGTGACTGGTGCGGCGGGCTCAATAGGTTCGGAGCTATGCCGTCAAATATTGACGGCTAAACCTCGACGACTTTTGCTTTTTGAGATTTCAGAGTATGGGCTTTATAACATCGAAAAGGAAATAAAAGCCTTCATGGAGGAAAAAAAATTAAAGACAGAAGTGATTTCCATGTTGGGTTCTGTTCAGGATGGCGGGCTGGTCGAGAAGGCCTTGACCCATTTTAAAGTGGATGTGGTCTTTCACGCGGCAGCGTACAAACATGTCCCACTGGTGGAGCATAATATTGTTGCGGGTGTTCGGAATAATGTTTTTGGAACCCTGATGATGGCGAAGGCCGCCGCCAAAGCGAGAGTTAAGTCTTTTGTACTCATTTCAACCGATAAAGCTGTTTGGCCTACTAATGTGATGGGTGCAACTAAACGTTTAGCAGAGCTTATTTTACAGGGGCTAGCGGATGAATTTAAAGATACCTGTTTTAGTATGGTGCGCTTTGGTAATGTGTTGGGGTCTTCTGGGTCGGTCGTACCCTTGTTTAGAAAACAAATAAACGATGGCGGCCCCATCACTGTGACCCATCCAGAAGTCAGTCGTTATTTTATGACGATCACTGAGGCCGCACAGTTAGTGATCCAATCCACTTCGATTGCGGAAGGGGGAGATGTGTTAGTCCTGGATATGGGGGAACACGTTAGTATTCTTGAATTGGCGCACAAGATGGTTCATTTAATGGGCCTGGAAGTTAGAGATGAAGAAAACCCGCACGGCGATATTGATATTAAATTTACCGGTTTGAGACCGGGAGAAAAATTAAGAGAAGAGTTACTGATAGGTGATAACTTAATTGGTACTGAGCACAGCAAAATTTTACGTGCTGAAGAGATTAAGATGTCATGGGAAGAAGTCAGTATTATTCTGTCTCAGTTAAACAAAGCCTGTGACGAGTTTGATTACAAAAAAATTAGAGAGATACTGCTCAACTCAATCATTGGATTTAAACCAAGTCATGCTTTTGTGGATTCTATTTTTGTTCAGTCCATGCTACCCGTAGAATTGAAGCCTGAGGGTGGCTCGAAGGTTTCCCAACTTTATCCAAAAAAGAACTAA
- a CDS encoding ComEA family DNA-binding protein, with protein sequence MCAVFATFLVLSSSPLIAKDNVSLAPASVESQQVDINRADAQALADTLKGIGMKRANAIVAYRDANGFFGSVEDLQKVKGVSAAIIQKNIDRIKF encoded by the coding sequence ATGTGTGCGGTTTTTGCCACTTTTCTTGTTCTCAGTTCTTCCCCCTTAATTGCGAAAGATAATGTTAGCCTAGCCCCGGCGAGTGTTGAGTCGCAGCAGGTGGATATCAATCGTGCAGACGCGCAAGCTTTAGCAGATACCCTAAAAGGCATCGGGATGAAGCGAGCGAATGCGATAGTTGCCTACCGAGATGCCAATGGGTTTTTTGGTAGTGTTGAAGATTTGCAAAAAGTCAAAGGGGTGAGTGCAGCAATCATTCAGAAAAATATCGATAGAATTAAATTCTGA
- a CDS encoding integration host factor subunit beta, translating to MTKSELIEYIVAKQSQLSVRDVELAVKAILDMMAHSLSSGERIEIRGFGSFSLHYRSPRTGRNPKTGDSVQLSGKYVPHFKPGKELREQVDVSK from the coding sequence ATGACGAAGTCTGAATTGATAGAGTATATTGTGGCTAAGCAATCGCAGCTGTCGGTGAGAGATGTAGAATTGGCGGTCAAGGCGATTTTAGACATGATGGCTCATAGTTTGTCTAGCGGTGAGCGTATTGAGATTCGTGGCTTCGGGAGTTTCTCGTTGCACTACCGATCACCACGTACTGGCCGTAACCCAAAAACGGGAGATTCAGTGCAGTTGTCGGGTAAGTATGTGCCCCACTTCAAGCCGGGTAAGGAGCTGCGAGAGCAGGTAGATGTCAGTAAGTAG